Proteins encoded together in one Candidatus Nitrosocaldus cavascurensis window:
- a CDS encoding NOP5/NOP56 family protein: MSRCNLLLLENGIVAIDDADGSTKVVDVLKFNRESMAREYSMIKSGLDDSRLSTILSSLKAKGYTSLACNDPILVDAAIRHGFSAVEMSAEDRLKVQHNKVAIIVEAGLAEDEQDAFLALHEFSVSLSSIKVAEASAKPDQHIIQCINTIDELDKIVNIMGARLREWYGLHFPELDGIVQSLPSYCDIVLRFGRRDAITVDALRSIGLQDEKKVDAIARAALTSKGGMISDENLILLQRIAEEIKHLSKQRDALARHMEDEMARVAPNLKDILGATIGARMIAKAGGLERLALLPASTIQVLGAEKALFRALRTGTRPPKHGIIFQHPSVHSAPRWQRGKIARAIATKVAVAARIDAFTGTRDDTLLAKLNERLEEIREKYVEPRHEEKEEGEKKRKGRGKGRGGGGGEERRERRRRRRGRKR; encoded by the coding sequence ATGAGTAGGTGTAATCTACTCTTGCTTGAGAATGGTATAGTTGCTATAGATGATGCTGATGGATCAACCAAGGTTGTAGATGTATTGAAGTTCAACAGGGAGAGTATGGCTAGAGAGTATAGCATGATCAAGAGTGGGTTGGATGATAGTAGACTCTCAACAATACTCTCATCACTCAAGGCAAAGGGTTACACATCACTTGCATGCAATGATCCAATACTTGTGGATGCTGCTATAAGGCATGGGTTCTCTGCTGTAGAGATGAGTGCTGAGGATAGGTTGAAGGTACAACATAACAAGGTTGCTATAATAGTTGAAGCAGGGCTTGCTGAGGATGAGCAGGATGCATTCCTTGCACTCCATGAGTTTTCAGTAAGTCTATCATCAATCAAGGTTGCAGAGGCATCAGCAAAACCTGATCAGCATATAATCCAGTGCATAAACACAATAGATGAGTTGGATAAGATCGTAAATATAATGGGGGCAAGGCTTAGGGAGTGGTATGGCTTACACTTCCCTGAACTTGATGGTATAGTACAAAGCCTTCCATCATACTGTGATATAGTGCTAAGGTTTGGTAGGAGAGATGCAATTACAGTAGATGCATTAAGGAGCATAGGCTTGCAGGATGAGAAGAAGGTAGATGCTATAGCAAGGGCAGCACTAACAAGCAAGGGAGGTATGATAAGTGATGAGAACCTCATCCTACTCCAGAGGATTGCTGAGGAGATAAAGCATCTCTCAAAGCAGAGGGATGCTCTAGCAAGGCATATGGAGGATGAGATGGCTAGGGTTGCACCAAACCTTAAGGATATACTTGGAGCAACCATAGGGGCAAGGATGATAGCAAAGGCTGGAGGACTTGAAAGGCTAGCATTGCTACCTGCTAGCACTATACAAGTTCTAGGTGCAGAGAAGGCACTATTTAGAGCCTTGAGAACTGGTACTAGACCACCAAAGCATGGCATAATATTCCAGCATCCATCTGTGCACTCAGCACCAAGATGGCAGAGGGGCAAGATTGCTAGAGCAATAGCAACAAAGGTTGCTGTTGCAGCAAGGATAGATGCATTCACAGGGACAAGGGATGATACACTACTTGCAAAGTTAAATGAGAGGCTTGAGGAGATAAGAGAGAAGTATGTAGAGCCAAGGCATGAGGAGAAGGAGGAGGGAGAGAAGAAGAGGAAGGGGAGAGGTAAAGGTAGAGGAGGTGGAGGAGGGGAAGAAAGGAGGGAGAGAAGAAGAAGGAGGAGGGGAAGGAAGAGGTAG
- a CDS encoding dihydroorotate dehydrogenase electron transfer subunit, with protein MLTDTDSSMGKDRMRLVRVEEVRDESPTVRTLIFKDDLASEARAGQFLMVWIPRVDEIPMSVMLDPYDRAGYAALTVRRHGYSSTALYNMHEGSTIGLRGPYGRAFTASNGNVILVGGGTGLVPLLRLCKMLSNSTGIRVTFIMGSRSKDEVIFEDLARRLVGNNGKVIVCTDDGSYGFKGYASDMLKALLEDASSKGERFDMVYTCGPEAMMLKVLKIVDEYGLEAQASLERIMKCGIGLCSSCCIGRYVLCKDGPVMDARDILACNEFGAYARDKSGRLVRV; from the coding sequence TTGCTCACAGATACTGATAGCAGTATGGGTAAGGATAGGATGAGGCTTGTAAGGGTAGAGGAGGTTAGGGATGAGAGTCCAACTGTAAGAACACTCATCTTCAAGGATGATCTTGCATCTGAGGCAAGGGCAGGGCAGTTCCTAATGGTATGGATACCTAGGGTTGATGAGATACCAATGAGCGTTATGCTCGATCCTTATGATAGAGCAGGTTATGCAGCACTAACAGTTAGGAGGCATGGATACTCCTCTACTGCTCTATACAACATGCATGAAGGTAGCACTATAGGGCTAAGAGGCCCATATGGGAGAGCATTCACTGCTAGCAATGGTAACGTAATTCTGGTTGGAGGAGGTACAGGGCTTGTACCATTGCTTAGGCTCTGCAAGATGCTATCCAACTCAACAGGGATAAGGGTAACATTCATCATGGGCTCTAGGAGTAAGGATGAGGTGATCTTTGAGGATCTTGCTAGAAGGCTTGTTGGTAACAATGGTAAGGTTATTGTATGTACTGATGATGGGAGCTATGGCTTTAAGGGTTATGCAAGTGATATGCTCAAGGCTCTGCTTGAAGATGCTTCAAGCAAAGGGGAGAGGTTTGATATGGTCTATACATGTGGTCCTGAAGCGATGATGCTCAAGGTTCTAAAGATTGTAGATGAGTATGGGCTAGAGGCTCAAGCAAGCCTAGAGAGGATCATGAAGTGTGGTATAGGCTTATGCTCCTCATGCTGTATAGGCAGATATGTTCTATGCAAGGATGGACCTGTGATGGATGCTAGAGATATCCTAGCATGCAATGAGTTTGGAGCATATGCAAGGGATAAGAGCGGTAGGCTTGTCAGGGTATGA
- a CDS encoding dihydroorotate dehydrogenase, with protein MDLSVEFAGIRIRNPTILASGILGISYEVMKRVYDAGAGAVVSKSISVEPREGYKGPIIVKVDSGYVNAVGLANPGVDHFVQELSKYGYDKESTDTMQDKSIHDNYRIPIVVNLVGSSVDEFVSMVKRLDHLSIIGYELNLSCPHVERVGLEVGDDPELVSRIIKGIRAVTSKPIIAKLGLGAVDMLEVAKTAIDSGASAVTAINTIRAMVIDAETCMPVLSNKIGGLSGRAIKPIALRCVYELHRAGVPVIGCGGIYDWRDAVEFMLAGAHAVQIGSAIGDRWLDVFKEVNDGIKEYLARKSLKSVKEVVGIAHRY; from the coding sequence GTGGATCTTAGCGTAGAGTTTGCTGGTATAAGGATTAGGAATCCTACCATACTAGCATCTGGCATACTTGGCATCTCATATGAGGTTATGAAGCGTGTTTATGATGCTGGAGCAGGCGCAGTTGTAAGCAAGAGCATAAGCGTAGAGCCTAGGGAAGGGTATAAAGGTCCAATAATAGTGAAGGTTGACTCTGGCTACGTTAATGCAGTAGGACTAGCAAACCCTGGAGTAGATCACTTTGTGCAAGAGTTGAGTAAGTATGGTTATGATAAAGAGAGTACAGATACTATGCAAGATAAGAGCATTCATGATAATTATAGAATACCTATAGTAGTGAACCTTGTAGGCTCTAGCGTTGATGAGTTCGTATCTATGGTTAAGAGGCTAGACCATCTTAGCATTATAGGCTATGAACTCAACCTATCATGCCCCCATGTTGAGAGGGTTGGGTTAGAGGTTGGTGATGATCCTGAACTTGTGAGCAGGATAATCAAGGGCATAAGAGCAGTTACAAGCAAACCAATAATAGCAAAGCTTGGGCTTGGTGCGGTTGATATGCTTGAAGTAGCAAAGACTGCTATAGACTCTGGTGCTAGTGCAGTTACAGCAATAAACACCATTAGAGCAATGGTTATAGATGCTGAGACATGCATGCCTGTTCTAAGCAACAAGATTGGAGGCTTATCTGGGAGGGCAATAAAGCCAATAGCCTTAAGATGTGTATATGAACTTCATAGAGCAGGGGTGCCAGTTATAGGGTGTGGAGGCATATATGACTGGAGGGATGCAGTTGAGTTCATGCTTGCTGGTGCACATGCTGTGCAGATAGGAAGCGCTATAGGAGATAGATGGTTAGATGTATTTAAAGAGGTTAATGATGGTATAAAGGAGTATCTAGCAAGGAAGAGTTTGAAGAGTGTAAAGGAGGTAGTAGGTATTGCTCACAGATACTGA